The following are encoded in a window of Gopherus flavomarginatus isolate rGopFla2 chromosome 10, rGopFla2.mat.asm, whole genome shotgun sequence genomic DNA:
- the RBM45 gene encoding RNA-binding protein 45 isoform X1, which translates to MEEGGGFRLSAECLDEPPNSRVFLVLGKDTGEALIRERFAPFGEIQDIWLVRDKRTHESRGIAFVKFARSSQACRAMEEMHGRSLAPDTKPIKVFIAQSRASGSHRDVEDEELTRIFVMIPKSYTEEDLRNKFKVFGDIEYCSIIKKKTTGESKGLGYVRYLKPSQAALAIEECDRSYRAILAEPKNKPSESSEREYYSSSSSMRQEPMGHELRGSVFPFEGQPEFGSFEKSQTRVRESISKRLSVVSRLPFVQEQLFFLFDLVPGLEYCDVQRDPHTNHGHAVIQYTTAASAIYAKYKLHGFEYPPGNRLGVTFLEDGSDGLDHIRKMATQLVTSQVSSMVSHNNLVGQQYTSSQPYSGSSSSQLSQPQTDAVLPSRKKKVPPESSVKERLFIVFYPHPLPVNVLEDVFCRFGHLIEVYLVTGKNVGYAKFADRTSASDAITALHGKIVNGVRLKVMLADSPAEESNKRQRTY; encoded by the exons ATGGAGGAGGGCGGCGGGTTCCGTCTGTCAGCCGAGTGCCTGGACGAGCCCCCCAACAGCCGCGTGTTCCTGGTGCTGGGGAAGGACACGGGGGAGGCGCTGATCCGGGAGCGCTTCGCCCCGTTCGGGGAGATCCAGGACATCTGGCTGGTGCGGGACAAGCGCACCCACGAGTCCCGCGGCATCGCCTTCGTCAAGTTCGCCCGCAGCTCGCAGGCCTGCCGGGCCATGGAGGAGATGCACGGCCGCAGCCTGGCGCCCGACACCAAGCCCATCAAG GTGTTCATTGCCCAGTCCAGAGCTTCCGGAAGCCACCGAGATGTTGAAGATGAAGAGCTTACACGCATCTTTGTTATGATACCGAAGTCCTATACAGAGGAAGATCTGAGGAATAAGTTTAAG GTGTTTGGAGACATTGAATATTGTAGCATTATTAAGAAGAAGACCACAGGAGAAAGTAAAGGTTTGGGCTATGTGAGGTATTTAAAAccatcccaagctgccctggCAATAGAAGAGTGTGATCGAA GTTACAGGGCCATTTTGGCTGAACCTAAAAACAAGCCATCTGAATCCTCTGAGCGTGAATATTACAGTAGTAGCAGTAGTATGAGGCAGGAGCCAATGGGGCATGAGCTTAGAGGGAGTGTGTTTCCCTTTG AAGGGCAGCCAGAATTTGGTAGTTTTGAAAAGAGTCAGACCAGAGTTCGAGAATCCATTTCAAAACGCCTGTCAGTGGTATCACGACTCCCCTTCGTACAAGAGCAGCTGTTCTTCCTCTTTGATCTAGTCCCAGGACTGGAGTATTGTGATGTTCAGCGAGATCCGCATACTAACCATg GGCATGCTGTGATTCAGTATACTACTGCAGCATCAGCTATATATGCCAAATACAAGCTACATGGTTTTGAATATCCTCCTGGAAATCGTCTAGGTGTAACTTTCCTTGAAGATGGGAGTGACGGACTGGA CCACATCAGAAAAATGGCGACACAGCTGGTGACTTCACAGGTGTCATCAATGGTGTCACATAATAATCTAGTTGGTCAGCAATATACATCTTCT caACCTTACAGCGGAAGTTCTAGCTCTCAGTTATCTCAGCCCCAAACAGATGCTGTACTTCCATCACGCAAAAAAAAGGTTCCACCTGAGAGTTCTGTGAAGGAAAGGCTTTTCATAGTGTTTTATCCTCATCCCTTACCTGTAAATGTGTTGGAGGATGTATTCTG tcgaTTTGGACATCTTATAGAAGTTTACCTTGTGACAGGAAAAAATGTGGGCTATGCTAAGTTTGCAGACAGAACAAGTGCTAGCGATGCCATAACTGCATTACATGGCAAGATTGTGAATGGTGTCAGGCTTAAAGTAATGTTGGCAGATTCACCTGCAGAAGAGTCTAACAAACGTCAAAGAACTTACTGA
- the RBM45 gene encoding RNA-binding protein 45 isoform X2, producing MEEGGGFRLSAECLDEPPNSRVFLVLGKDTGEALIRERFAPFGEIQDIWLVRDKRTHESRGIAFVKFARSSQACRAMEEMHGRSLAPDTKPIKVFIAQSRASGSHRDVEDEELTRIFVMIPKSYTEEDLRNKFKVFGDIEYCSIIKKKTTGESKGLGYVRYLKPSQAALAIEECDRSYRAILAEPKNKPSESSEREYYSSSSSMRQEPMGHELRGSVFPFGQPEFGSFEKSQTRVRESISKRLSVVSRLPFVQEQLFFLFDLVPGLEYCDVQRDPHTNHGHAVIQYTTAASAIYAKYKLHGFEYPPGNRLGVTFLEDGSDGLDHIRKMATQLVTSQVSSMVSHNNLVGQQYTSSQPYSGSSSSQLSQPQTDAVLPSRKKKVPPESSVKERLFIVFYPHPLPVNVLEDVFCRFGHLIEVYLVTGKNVGYAKFADRTSASDAITALHGKIVNGVRLKVMLADSPAEESNKRQRTY from the exons ATGGAGGAGGGCGGCGGGTTCCGTCTGTCAGCCGAGTGCCTGGACGAGCCCCCCAACAGCCGCGTGTTCCTGGTGCTGGGGAAGGACACGGGGGAGGCGCTGATCCGGGAGCGCTTCGCCCCGTTCGGGGAGATCCAGGACATCTGGCTGGTGCGGGACAAGCGCACCCACGAGTCCCGCGGCATCGCCTTCGTCAAGTTCGCCCGCAGCTCGCAGGCCTGCCGGGCCATGGAGGAGATGCACGGCCGCAGCCTGGCGCCCGACACCAAGCCCATCAAG GTGTTCATTGCCCAGTCCAGAGCTTCCGGAAGCCACCGAGATGTTGAAGATGAAGAGCTTACACGCATCTTTGTTATGATACCGAAGTCCTATACAGAGGAAGATCTGAGGAATAAGTTTAAG GTGTTTGGAGACATTGAATATTGTAGCATTATTAAGAAGAAGACCACAGGAGAAAGTAAAGGTTTGGGCTATGTGAGGTATTTAAAAccatcccaagctgccctggCAATAGAAGAGTGTGATCGAA GTTACAGGGCCATTTTGGCTGAACCTAAAAACAAGCCATCTGAATCCTCTGAGCGTGAATATTACAGTAGTAGCAGTAGTATGAGGCAGGAGCCAATGGGGCATGAGCTTAGAGGGAGTGTGTTTCCCTTTG GGCAGCCAGAATTTGGTAGTTTTGAAAAGAGTCAGACCAGAGTTCGAGAATCCATTTCAAAACGCCTGTCAGTGGTATCACGACTCCCCTTCGTACAAGAGCAGCTGTTCTTCCTCTTTGATCTAGTCCCAGGACTGGAGTATTGTGATGTTCAGCGAGATCCGCATACTAACCATg GGCATGCTGTGATTCAGTATACTACTGCAGCATCAGCTATATATGCCAAATACAAGCTACATGGTTTTGAATATCCTCCTGGAAATCGTCTAGGTGTAACTTTCCTTGAAGATGGGAGTGACGGACTGGA CCACATCAGAAAAATGGCGACACAGCTGGTGACTTCACAGGTGTCATCAATGGTGTCACATAATAATCTAGTTGGTCAGCAATATACATCTTCT caACCTTACAGCGGAAGTTCTAGCTCTCAGTTATCTCAGCCCCAAACAGATGCTGTACTTCCATCACGCAAAAAAAAGGTTCCACCTGAGAGTTCTGTGAAGGAAAGGCTTTTCATAGTGTTTTATCCTCATCCCTTACCTGTAAATGTGTTGGAGGATGTATTCTG tcgaTTTGGACATCTTATAGAAGTTTACCTTGTGACAGGAAAAAATGTGGGCTATGCTAAGTTTGCAGACAGAACAAGTGCTAGCGATGCCATAACTGCATTACATGGCAAGATTGTGAATGGTGTCAGGCTTAAAGTAATGTTGGCAGATTCACCTGCAGAAGAGTCTAACAAACGTCAAAGAACTTACTGA
- the RBM45 gene encoding RNA-binding protein 45 isoform X3 translates to MEEGGGFRLSAECLDEPPNSRVFLVLGKDTGEALIRERFAPFGEIQDIWLVRDKRTHESRGIAFVKFARSSQACRAMEEMHGRSLAPDTKPIKVFIAQSRASGSHRDVEDEELTRIFVMIPKSYTEEDLRNKFKVFGDIEYCSIIKKKTTGESKGLGYVRYLKPSQAALAIEECDRSYRAILAEPKNKPSESSEREYYSSSSSMRQEPMGHELRGSVFPFEGQPEFGSFEKSQTRVRESISKRLSVVSRLPFVQEQLFFLFDLVPGLEYCDVQRDPHTNHGHAVIQYTTAASAIYAKYKLHGFEYPPGNRLGVTFLEDGSDGLDHIRKMATQLVTSQVSSMVSHNNLVGQQYTSSQPYSGSSSSQLSQPQTDAVLPSRKKKVPPESSVKERLFIVFYPHPLPVNVLEDVFCICQDY, encoded by the exons ATGGAGGAGGGCGGCGGGTTCCGTCTGTCAGCCGAGTGCCTGGACGAGCCCCCCAACAGCCGCGTGTTCCTGGTGCTGGGGAAGGACACGGGGGAGGCGCTGATCCGGGAGCGCTTCGCCCCGTTCGGGGAGATCCAGGACATCTGGCTGGTGCGGGACAAGCGCACCCACGAGTCCCGCGGCATCGCCTTCGTCAAGTTCGCCCGCAGCTCGCAGGCCTGCCGGGCCATGGAGGAGATGCACGGCCGCAGCCTGGCGCCCGACACCAAGCCCATCAAG GTGTTCATTGCCCAGTCCAGAGCTTCCGGAAGCCACCGAGATGTTGAAGATGAAGAGCTTACACGCATCTTTGTTATGATACCGAAGTCCTATACAGAGGAAGATCTGAGGAATAAGTTTAAG GTGTTTGGAGACATTGAATATTGTAGCATTATTAAGAAGAAGACCACAGGAGAAAGTAAAGGTTTGGGCTATGTGAGGTATTTAAAAccatcccaagctgccctggCAATAGAAGAGTGTGATCGAA GTTACAGGGCCATTTTGGCTGAACCTAAAAACAAGCCATCTGAATCCTCTGAGCGTGAATATTACAGTAGTAGCAGTAGTATGAGGCAGGAGCCAATGGGGCATGAGCTTAGAGGGAGTGTGTTTCCCTTTG AAGGGCAGCCAGAATTTGGTAGTTTTGAAAAGAGTCAGACCAGAGTTCGAGAATCCATTTCAAAACGCCTGTCAGTGGTATCACGACTCCCCTTCGTACAAGAGCAGCTGTTCTTCCTCTTTGATCTAGTCCCAGGACTGGAGTATTGTGATGTTCAGCGAGATCCGCATACTAACCATg GGCATGCTGTGATTCAGTATACTACTGCAGCATCAGCTATATATGCCAAATACAAGCTACATGGTTTTGAATATCCTCCTGGAAATCGTCTAGGTGTAACTTTCCTTGAAGATGGGAGTGACGGACTGGA CCACATCAGAAAAATGGCGACACAGCTGGTGACTTCACAGGTGTCATCAATGGTGTCACATAATAATCTAGTTGGTCAGCAATATACATCTTCT caACCTTACAGCGGAAGTTCTAGCTCTCAGTTATCTCAGCCCCAAACAGATGCTGTACTTCCATCACGCAAAAAAAAGGTTCCACCTGAGAGTTCTGTGAAGGAAAGGCTTTTCATAGTGTTTTATCCTCATCCCTTACCTGTAAATGTGTTGGAGGATGTATTCTG CATCTGCCAGGACTATTAA